The Rhodanobacteraceae bacterium genomic sequence GCAATCAAGGACGCATGCAATTCATCGCGGCCTTTGCATTGAAAGCCGACAAGATTCTTGCTGTCGCACGCCAAGAGTGGACAGGCGATCTCGGAGGATGTGGAGAAGGCAAGCTGGTGGGGTCCACCAGGACTTTCGTGACCAAGGCCTACCTGACCGGCGATGACCAGAAGCAATTCGAGGAGGCCTTTGCCAGCGACAAGCACAACCTGGGTGTCAGCCGTGATACGCGCATTTGTCTGGAGTTGGCCGGCACTGCGTCGCTGGTCGACATGTTGCCGCTGGATCCAGACAACGTGATCATCCGGCGATTGAGCGGCGCGAGCTTGGTGTCGAATTACTATTTGTACAATTTGAAAACCGGCGACACGAAGTTGTTGTTCCAGGGCAGTACCCGCACTACCCCCGCGGTATTCGACCCTCGCACCGGCAAAGTGCTGGTGAAGTCCGACGTCGAATCGGTCGGCGATGACTACGAACTCCGTTACCTCATCCTCGATCCCGGAACCGGCAAATTCGTGGTGCAGCCGCCGCTGACGACCAAGCTGTCCGATCGGCACGAAGTCGCCGTGGTCGGCGTCGATGATGCCACCCACAAGTACTATGTGCTGACCGACCAGTTCTCCGACAAGGTGCAGGCGCGCCTGTACGACCCGGCCACCCAGAAGTACGACCCGGAACCGGTGGTTGCCGACAAGGATTATTCCATTACTTCCTTGTTGTTCAGCAAGCGCCCCAGCAACTTCAATCAGGTGATCGGCTTCGTGGTCGGCGGTCCGTATCCGCAAACAACCTATGTCGATCCCACCTTGCGAGGCATCCAAGCCAGTCTGGAGAAGACATTCTCCGGACAACAGGTCTACATTTCCAGCTATACGGACGATTTTTCCAAGGTGCTGTTCACCACAGTCAGTGCCGGCACGCCGGAGGCGTATCACCTGCTGATCAACAAATCGCAGATCGCGAATCTCGGCAGCCAACGCCCGTGGATCAAGCCGGACATGACGGGGGCGGAGAGCTGGATCACCTACAAGGCGCGTGACGGGATGGAAATTCCCGCGATCCTCGACCTGCCAGCCGGCTGGAAGAAGGGTGATGCACCGGCGCCCGCCATCATCATGCCGCACGGCGGCCCCTGGGCCCGCGACTACATCGGTTGGGATGCGTCCGGCTGGGTGCCGATGCTGACCTCGCGCGGCTACGCCGTGCTGCGTCCGCAGTATCGCGGTTCCGAGGGACTCGGCCGCAAGTTGTGGCTCGCCGGCGACAAGGAGTGGGGTCTCAAGATGTCCGACGACCTCGACGATGGCGCCGAGTGGCTGATCTCACAGGGCATCACGAAGAAGGGTGACATCGCGATCTTCGGCTATTCTTACGGCGGCTTCGCCGCGGTCGCGGCCGACGTGCGTTCGCCGTCGCCCTACCAGTGCGCGATTGCGGGAGCGCCCGTGGCCGATCTGGGCCGCCTTGGCACATCTTGGAGCGACAACCGCATACAGCGAATCATCCAGGGATGGACGGTCAAGGGCATGGATCCCATGCGGAATACGGACAAGGCGCATCTTCCCATCATGCTGTTCGATGGCGATCGCGATGTGCGGACGCCACCCGCCATCCATGCCCATCCCTTCTACGAAGCGATCAAGGGCAAGGTGCCGGCCCAGTTTCACTGGATCCCCGACATGCCGCACAGCATGCCCTGGTATCCAAGCCAGCAGCGCGAAACGCTGAATCTGATCGTGAATTTCCTGGCCAAGGATTGCGGTTTGGCCACATCGCGCCAGTAGTCGTCCGTTCCTGACCAGTACGCGCTGCGGAATGGCCCGCACAGCAATGGGCGGGCCGTTACATTGGAAAGCCGATCACACGATTTTGAACAACCTCGCCCGGCTCGCGTAGCAATGCCTCTGCCCCAATTGCTCAGCTGCGCGCCGGTTTGCTCAAAAGCGCGAGGTCCAAGACTGACCGGGCATCATGTTGCAACGTCGATCCTTGCACGCGTCTGCGCTACAACAGCGCGATCTCGGCGATCGCGTCGAAGCGGGCCTTGATGCGCGCGAGCAACGCGACGCGGTTGGCGCGCAACGCCGGATCGTCGACCATCACCATCACGCCATCGAAGAAGGCGTCCACGGGCACTTGCAGTTGCGCGAGCCGCGCCAGCGCGCCGACGTAGTCTCGTTGTGCGGCATCGCCATCCAGACGCGCGACGTTGTCCTTGCGCGCGGCATCCAGCGCCTGTGCAAGCGCCTGCTCGGCCGGTTCGCGCAGCAGGCCGGCGTCGATCTCGCGACGGGCGGCGGCCGCCGCATCGATGCCTTCCTTGCGCAGGATGTTGGCGACGCGCTTGTTTACGGCCGCGAGCTTTTCGGCTTCGGGCTGTTGCGCGAACGTCGCGACCGCATGCAAGCGGCGATCGAAATCGACCAGGCTCACCGGCTGCACCGCGGCGACGGCGTCGAATTGTTGCGGCGTGAACCCTTTGTCGACGTAGTAACCGCGCAGACGGTCGAGGATGAAGTCGCGCAGTTCAGCCGCAACCTCGGCTCGGCGCGTGGTGACGCTTTTCCCCTCTCCCTTCGGAGGCTGCCCTCCATGGCCGAGAGCTCCGTGGTGCCCCGAAGGGGCGGGTGAGGTTTCGGAACTTTGCACAAGTCTCGTACCCTCACCCCCGACCCCTCTCCCGGAGGGAGAGGGGAGAAAAGCGGCGTCGGGAATCTGCGCCAGCGCTTCCTTCAGCAGCCTGTCCAGATCAAGATCGAGGCCACCCTCGATCAGCGAGCGCGCCAGACCCAGCGCTGCTCGGCGCAGCGCGAACGGATCCCGGTTGCCGGTGGGTTTCATGCCGATGGCGAAGATGCCGGCCAGGGTGTCCAGCTTGTCGGCCAGTGACACGCTCTGCGCCAGTGCGCCCTCGGCGATGCCGTCGCCGGCGTTGCGCGGACGATAGAACTCATCCAGTGCGTTCGCGACTTCGGCGGGTTCGCCTTGCGCGGCCGCGTAGTGGCGACCCATCACGCCCTGCAATTCGGGGAACTCGCCCACCATGCGCGTCAGCAGATCGCAGCGCGACAGGCCCGCGGCGTGCGCGACTTGCGCGGCATCCACGTCGATGCCTTGCGCGAACAGGCGCTCGGCGATCGCGCTGGCCAGTTCCGCCACGCGCACGGTCTTGTCCCACAGGCTGCCCAACGCCTTCTGGTAGGTGACGTCGCGCAGCGCCTGCTGGTGCTGCACCAGCGGCGTTTTCAGATCCTCGTCGAAGAAGAACTTGGCGTCGGCGAAACGTGGGCGGATCACGCGCTCGTAGCCGTGGCGGATCTGCGCGGGATCCTTCGATTCGAGGTTGGCGATGCCGATGAAGTGCTCGCCGAGGCTGCCGTCCGCATCGAACACCGGCACGAACTTCTGGTTGGCGCGCATGGTGGTGACCAGCGCCTCGTGCGGCACCGACAGGTATTCGCGATCGAACGTGCAGGCGATCGCGACCGGCCATTCGTTGAGGTTGGCGAGTTCGTCCAGCAGCGCATCGTCGAGCCGTGGCGTGCATCCCGCGGGCGCAACGCGCGCGACTTCATCGCGGATGCGCTGGCGGCGCTCGGCCGGATCGGCCAGCACCTTGGCC encodes the following:
- a CDS encoding Glycyl-tRNA synthetase beta chain gives rise to the protein MSEPKSLLIEIGCEELPIHAVDDLAQAFAHAVCEGLSKRGIAADVEHAQTFATPRRLAVRVPGVAFTQPEQRNESFGPYVNIALDADGQPTKALLGFAAKAGVAWTQLECATDAKGERFVHRSVAPGRTTAELVPEIVREAAAGLPVPKPMRWGDHDFAFVRPVHWLVMLHGDQVIAGDLFGLKGGRQSRGHRFMHPAPVHLVDADSYVDSLRAAKVLADPAERRQRIRDEVARVAPAGCTPRLDDALLDELANLNEWPVAIACTFDREYLSVPHEALVTTMRANQKFVPVFDADGSLGEHFIGIANLESKDPAQIRHGYERVIRPRFADAKFFFDEDLKTPLVQHQQALRDVTYQKALGSLWDKTVRVAELASAIAERLFAQGIDVDAAQVAHAAGLSRCDLLTRMVGEFPELQGVMGRHYAAAQGEPAEVANALDEFYRPRNAGDGIAEGALAQSVSLADKLDTLAGIFAIGMKPTGNRDPFALRRAALGLARSLIEGGLDLDLDRLLKEALAQIPDAAFLPSPSGRGVGGEGTRLVQSSETSPAPSGHHGALGHGGQPPKGEGKSVTTRRAEVAAELRDFILDRLRGYYVDKGFTPQQFDAVAAVQPVSLVDFDRRLHAVATFAQQPEAEKLAAVNKRVANILRKEGIDAAAAARREIDAGLLREPAEQALAQALDAARKDNVARLDGDAAQRDYVGALARLAQLQVPVDAFFDGVMVMVDDPALRANRVALLARIKARFDAIAEIALL
- a CDS encoding Prolyl oligopeptidase family protein: MRNVFFRVSFVGILAAALASNSVHASQPIPIEDLARLPALQSMSMDPSGKHLVALIPSPKDPDQTALATWNTDKLSSTPDVVTPSGNQGRMQFIAAFALKADKILAVARQEWTGDLGGCGEGKLVGSTRTFVTKAYLTGDDQKQFEEAFASDKHNLGVSRDTRICLELAGTASLVDMLPLDPDNVIIRRLSGASLVSNYYLYNLKTGDTKLLFQGSTRTTPAVFDPRTGKVLVKSDVESVGDDYELRYLILDPGTGKFVVQPPLTTKLSDRHEVAVVGVDDATHKYYVLTDQFSDKVQARLYDPATQKYDPEPVVADKDYSITSLLFSKRPSNFNQVIGFVVGGPYPQTTYVDPTLRGIQASLEKTFSGQQVYISSYTDDFSKVLFTTVSAGTPEAYHLLINKSQIANLGSQRPWIKPDMTGAESWITYKARDGMEIPAILDLPAGWKKGDAPAPAIIMPHGGPWARDYIGWDASGWVPMLTSRGYAVLRPQYRGSEGLGRKLWLAGDKEWGLKMSDDLDDGAEWLISQGITKKGDIAIFGYSYGGFAAVAADVRSPSPYQCAIAGAPVADLGRLGTSWSDNRIQRIIQGWTVKGMDPMRNTDKAHLPIMLFDGDRDVRTPPAIHAHPFYEAIKGKVPAQFHWIPDMPHSMPWYPSQQRETLNLIVNFLAKDCGLATSRQ